The following proteins are co-located in the Sulfurospirillum deleyianum DSM 6946 genome:
- a CDS encoding CRISPR-associated helicase/endonuclease Cas3, with the protein MEIVAKKSNERYQTLEEHTQWVVEEALNQIDPQILHKVSTCTGWSEQKIRDLIFFSAYFHDIGKATVEFQETINNGKKSYHPLYGASLLLHIKDFVYKDIGENNLLFSIVLSHHSLFPKQYDSANYNFTFLPQYSVLLKNYSSLYEKTFNEVCPYLFEFKEIKRELYQKYVDISEKRLADIQSCFKFRVLYSYVSGILNLADWLASARFTQTKPTTTFLTLPTKENFVTHLTFDELRPFQEELSSLDKSVLVEIPTGEGKTEGSLLWAIYNLYNQNTKIIYTLPTQTTSNKLYDRIQNFFDKEECGLIHSTAKIFLEKAYEKENGIVDDVFQSDFLISKSFNKPITVSTIDSLLKYFINIGRFNIATKNFLNSVIIIDEVHAYDFKLMGFLKRFLELCQEYDVRVCLMSASIPNQLKKLLGIDTYPLVTQKDLFAKKANEIIKKEMFLDDDLESMMQKFHEKKNVLIIRNTVKSAFQIYNELQTLGIKSDDMILYHSTFKKRDRATKEDLIFEKLNSKKPFILIATQIVEISLDIDFDVMFTDNAPIDALIQRFGRVNRKKSIERKGEIFIYQNKNIRPYTNESLLDLTFQTIQNGYYELGQYVEWLNIVYDKLFEDDTQLKNVKIRLFDPACLKYDATIKQLHGIEKSSDNYDLRDIEQPKNDYLLYDDYMNEEIKAKDYFEYSISLPLYYEGKNKENIHPIDDEKLYYKVLKLDYTLDEGITLDVDNQGMKELGA; encoded by the coding sequence ATGGAAATAGTTGCTAAAAAGTCAAATGAAAGGTACCAAACGCTTGAAGAGCATACACAGTGGGTCGTAGAAGAAGCGCTCAATCAAATTGACCCACAAATACTTCATAAAGTTTCTACATGTACGGGTTGGAGTGAGCAAAAAATTCGTGATTTGATATTTTTTAGTGCCTATTTTCATGATATTGGAAAAGCAACGGTAGAGTTTCAAGAAACAATAAATAATGGAAAGAAATCATACCATCCATTGTATGGAGCTTCTTTATTGTTACATATCAAAGATTTTGTTTATAAAGATATTGGAGAAAATAATCTATTATTTTCTATTGTTTTATCACATCATTCGTTATTTCCAAAGCAATATGATAGTGCAAATTATAATTTTACATTTTTACCTCAATATTCAGTGTTGTTAAAAAATTACTCATCATTGTATGAAAAAACTTTCAATGAAGTATGCCCCTATCTTTTTGAGTTTAAAGAAATCAAGAGAGAGTTGTATCAAAAATATGTTGATATTTCGGAAAAACGATTAGCAGATATACAAAGTTGTTTTAAATTTAGAGTTCTATACTCTTATGTATCAGGCATTTTAAATCTAGCTGATTGGTTAGCAAGTGCAAGATTTACGCAAACAAAACCAACGACGACCTTTTTAACATTACCAACAAAAGAAAATTTTGTAACACATTTAACGTTTGATGAATTAAGACCTTTTCAAGAAGAATTATCATCTTTAGATAAAAGTGTACTTGTTGAAATCCCAACAGGCGAAGGTAAAACCGAAGGTTCTTTACTTTGGGCAATTTACAATCTTTATAATCAAAATACCAAAATCATCTATACGCTTCCTACTCAAACAACTTCCAATAAATTATATGATCGAATCCAGAATTTTTTTGATAAAGAAGAGTGCGGATTGATTCACTCTACGGCTAAAATATTTCTCGAAAAAGCTTATGAGAAAGAAAATGGCATTGTCGATGATGTTTTTCAAAGCGATTTTCTCATTAGTAAAAGTTTCAATAAGCCTATCACTGTATCGACCATTGATTCGTTATTGAAGTATTTTATTAACATAGGAAGATTCAATATTGCAACAAAAAACTTTTTAAATTCTGTCATTATCATTGATGAAGTTCACGCTTATGATTTTAAGTTGATGGGATTTCTAAAACGATTTTTAGAGTTATGCCAAGAATACGATGTGAGAGTTTGTTTGATGAGTGCATCCATCCCCAATCAACTTAAAAAACTGTTAGGAATAGATACTTATCCTCTTGTGACTCAGAAAGATTTATTTGCAAAAAAAGCCAATGAAATTATCAAAAAAGAGATGTTTTTAGATGATGATTTAGAGTCAATGATGCAAAAGTTTCATGAGAAAAAAAATGTTTTAATCATCAGAAATACAGTTAAAAGCGCATTTCAGATTTACAATGAACTACAAACATTGGGTATAAAAAGTGACGATATGATTCTTTATCATTCTACTTTTAAAAAAAGAGATAGAGCAACGAAAGAAGACTTAATTTTTGAAAAACTTAATTCAAAAAAACCTTTTATTTTGATAGCTACTCAAATAGTAGAAATTTCACTTGATATAGATTTTGATGTTATGTTTACCGATAACGCACCTATTGATGCTCTTATTCAAAGGTTTGGAAGGGTTAATCGTAAAAAATCTATTGAGCGAAAAGGTGAAATCTTTATCTATCAAAACAAAAATATCAGACCATATACAAATGAATCATTGTTGGACTTAACGTTTCAAACAATTCAAAACGGATATTATGAACTCGGTCAATATGTAGAATGGCTCAACATTGTATATGATAAATTATTTGAAGATGATACACAATTAAAAAATGTCAAAATAAGACTTTTTGATCCTGCTTGTTTAAAATATGATGCAACAATTAAACAATTACATGGTATAGAAAAATCATCGGATAATTATGATTTAAGAGATATTGAGCAGCCTAAAAACGATTATTTGCTTTATGATGATTATATGAATGAAGAGATAAAAGCGAAGGATTATTTTGAATACAGCATATCTTTGCCTTTATATTATGAGGGCAAAAATAAAGAAAATATACATCCAATAGATGATGAAAAATTGTACTACAAAGTCTTAAAGCTTGACTATACACTTGATGAGGGGATAACGTTGGATGTGGATAATCAAGGCATGAAAGAACTTGGAGCATAA
- the cas6 gene encoding CRISPR-associated endoribonuclease Cas6 yields the protein MRYFELRCVAYLKKEMAFERSFEALSKYISFSMYQEGEGEVHQKEGFKYYVFSGFKPKDEDIQKKAYRGGETYPFTIRSLDETLIDTLSTSLRQNINNENLLVVEAHKKTISQFFITELYSATPVIVSVSNGKYWTMNESGDIVQLQRQLHENAEKKYQSFFGESLHVNQNFIQLIEIKNKVPQNILITKEGKSIRFFGNKFRIVPNEDEVSQKLAFVALACGVGEKNSYGAGFCVGGRV from the coding sequence ATGAGATATTTTGAACTGAGATGCGTAGCATATTTGAAAAAAGAGATGGCTTTTGAGCGTAGTTTTGAGGCGCTTTCCAAATACATCAGCTTTAGCATGTACCAAGAAGGAGAAGGCGAAGTCCACCAAAAAGAGGGCTTCAAATATTACGTTTTTAGCGGCTTTAAGCCCAAAGACGAGGACATTCAAAAGAAAGCTTACCGAGGCGGTGAAACGTACCCCTTTACCATTCGCTCCCTCGATGAAACGCTCATCGACACACTTTCAACTTCGCTGCGCCAAAACATCAACAATGAAAATCTCCTTGTCGTCGAAGCTCATAAAAAAACCATTTCCCAGTTTTTCATCACCGAACTCTACAGCGCCACCCCCGTCATCGTCTCGGTAAGCAACGGCAAATACTGGACCATGAACGAAAGCGGCGACATCGTCCAACTCCAACGTCAACTCCACGAAAACGCCGAAAAAAAATACCAAAGCTTCTTCGGGGAGTCTTTACATGTAAACCAAAATTTCATCCAACTCATCGAAATCAAAAACAAAGTCCCCCAAAATATCCTCATCACCAAAGAAGGCAAATCCATCCGCTTTTTTGGCAATAAATTTAGGATTGTGCCTAATGAAGATGAGGTGAGTCAGAAGTTGGCGTTTGTTGCGTTGGCTTGTGGGGTTGGGGAGAAGAATAGTTATGGGGCCGGGTTCTGTGTGGGTGGTCGTGTATGA
- a CDS encoding sensor histidine kinase, whose amino-acid sequence MTHLNQQLLIAYECVSAIGISLQLEEMMAHFLKVFSRKTGALAAIYWKAEGKESYKNGCFYGKKAFVPLFPHPSLKMKDGTILDVPHNKKHLLHVKIAEDWIVFLFDAPKEEIELVKAIITSFNAKLENAIRACKNHLELITINQTLEKRVEEEVHKNREKDKHILHQSRLAQMGEMISMIAHQWRQPLGSISTIAASIRLKIALNRLEWNTEEERTRSTLFLEDSMERIESYVKFLTHTIDDFRNFFKPNKQKESVTLPQLISKTLEIIGKALEINGITLNVQTYENEPVFTYTNEVTQVILNILKNAEDVLKERKIEEPHIDIRIQKEEEWETILIEDNAGGISPEILEHIFEPYFSTKSEKNGSGLGLYMSKIIIEEHCKGEILVKNGTMGAQFIIKLHGASHPDESR is encoded by the coding sequence ATGACCCATTTAAACCAACAACTGCTCATTGCGTATGAGTGTGTCAGTGCCATTGGTATCTCTTTGCAGCTTGAGGAGATGATGGCACATTTTTTAAAAGTCTTTTCACGAAAAACAGGCGCTTTAGCAGCTATTTACTGGAAAGCTGAAGGAAAAGAAAGCTATAAAAATGGCTGTTTTTATGGTAAAAAAGCTTTTGTGCCACTTTTTCCACATCCCTCTTTAAAAATGAAAGATGGAACCATTCTTGATGTGCCCCATAACAAAAAACATCTTTTACATGTAAAGATTGCGGAGGACTGGATTGTTTTTTTATTTGATGCGCCTAAAGAGGAGATAGAGCTTGTCAAAGCGATTATTACCTCCTTTAATGCCAAACTTGAAAATGCCATCCGTGCGTGTAAAAACCACCTTGAACTTATCACCATCAATCAAACACTTGAAAAACGGGTCGAAGAAGAGGTGCATAAAAACAGGGAAAAAGATAAACATATCCTCCACCAATCACGCCTTGCGCAGATGGGAGAGATGATTAGTATGATAGCCCATCAATGGAGACAGCCTTTAGGTTCCATCTCAACGATTGCCGCATCTATCCGCCTTAAAATCGCACTGAACCGTTTAGAGTGGAATACGGAGGAGGAGCGAACAAGAAGCACCCTCTTTTTAGAAGACTCCATGGAGCGCATTGAATCGTATGTGAAGTTTCTCACGCATACCATTGATGATTTTCGTAACTTTTTCAAACCTAACAAACAAAAAGAGAGCGTCACTCTTCCGCAACTCATCTCTAAAACCCTTGAAATTATCGGTAAAGCTTTAGAGATTAATGGCATCACTCTCAACGTCCAAACCTATGAAAATGAGCCTGTTTTTACCTATACCAACGAAGTGACCCAAGTCATTTTAAATATTCTAAAAAATGCCGAAGATGTGCTTAAAGAGCGAAAAATTGAAGAACCTCACATTGATATTCGTATCCAAAAAGAGGAAGAGTGGGAAACCATTCTCATTGAGGATAACGCAGGGGGCATTTCGCCTGAAATTTTGGAGCATATTTTTGAACCCTATTTTTCAACTAAAAGTGAAAAGAATGGTTCAGGACTCGGTCTTTACATGTCAAAGATTATTATAGAGGAGCATTGCAAAGGAGAAATACTGGTAAAAAATGGTACGATGGGAGCACAATTTATCATCAAACTTCATGGAGCATCACACCCCGATGAATCTCGCTGA
- the cas5 gene encoding CRISPR-associated protein Cas5: protein MEAIRFEVEGLLNSFRVPFFRTYHKTFLAPPKTTIIGLLCNIALKSQKEFFEILNQELIDVSVIIDEINGKTKDLWSYKTLEKGNMGKSVIRRDKLFLSKYTIYLSIKNKTLFDEIYSALKNPKNTPALGLDDELIIIKNVTMIDDLPLNQSGRINSVFLNKAYHYKAFIKDLNQPLELPTPNLTPIKFNAFDKKGNRISKEVLLEYPQVEFINCEIQLDDVVSYIDTEKENKMVFY from the coding sequence ATGGAAGCCATCCGTTTTGAGGTTGAGGGACTTTTGAATTCGTTTAGAGTCCCTTTTTTTAGAACCTACCATAAAACGTTTTTAGCTCCACCGAAAACTACGATTATTGGGCTTTTGTGTAATATTGCATTAAAATCTCAAAAAGAATTTTTTGAGATTTTAAATCAAGAGTTGATAGATGTATCTGTCATTATTGATGAAATCAATGGAAAAACAAAAGATTTATGGAGTTATAAAACATTAGAAAAAGGGAATATGGGAAAAAGCGTTATAAGAAGAGATAAGCTCTTTTTATCAAAATATACGATTTATCTAAGTATCAAAAATAAAACACTTTTTGATGAAATATACAGTGCTTTAAAAAATCCAAAAAATACTCCTGCTTTAGGCTTAGATGATGAGTTAATTATTATCAAAAATGTCACAATGATTGACGATTTGCCTTTAAATCAATCGGGGAGAATTAATTCTGTATTTTTGAATAAAGCATATCACTATAAAGCATTTATCAAAGATCTCAATCAACCTTTGGAGTTACCAACACCTAATTTAACACCGATTAAATTCAATGCTTTTGATAAAAAAGGTAATAGAATTTCAAAAGAAGTTTTATTGGAATATCCACAAGTAGAGTTTATTAATTGTGAAATACAGTTAGACGATGTCGTAAGTTATATAGATACAGAAAAAGAGAATAAAATGGTGTTTTATTGA
- the cas1b gene encoding type I-B CRISPR-associated endonuclease Cas1b: MAKNHTRYIFSMGELKRKDNSIAFSNEKGNFYLPIEETRELYCLNEVSFNTKFLDFIARAGITMHIFNYHGNYSGSFYPKEYLISGDLTIKQSLSFVNERLVIAKSIVSAIAQNIHEVLYHYYRHDKKELKPYLDWLKNDVESLLHVTTKIEQIMFVEGQIWSRFYDSFKYFLPEDFVMNKRVKRPPDNPMNALISFGNTLLYTKTIASIYHTHLNQAISFLHSPREGRFSLSLDLSEAFKPVIVFKTIFDLVGRKKLQVLKHFDKSLNYALLNEEGKKIFIDAFEERMNETFLHVKLKRKVSYKHCLKLDGYKLIKTIVEGREFTPFLLKEKM, from the coding sequence ATGGCAAAAAATCACACACGCTACATTTTCTCGATGGGCGAACTCAAACGTAAAGACAACTCCATCGCCTTTAGCAACGAAAAGGGCAATTTTTACCTTCCCATCGAAGAGACGAGAGAGCTTTACTGCCTCAATGAGGTGAGCTTTAACACGAAGTTTTTGGACTTCATCGCTAGGGCTGGCATCACGATGCACATCTTCAACTACCACGGCAACTACAGCGGCAGTTTTTACCCCAAAGAGTATCTCATCAGCGGCGATTTGACCATAAAACAGTCTTTAAGTTTTGTCAATGAACGCTTGGTTATCGCCAAAAGTATCGTCTCCGCTATCGCTCAAAATATCCATGAAGTGTTGTACCATTACTATCGTCACGACAAAAAAGAGCTCAAACCGTATCTCGATTGGCTGAAAAACGATGTCGAGTCATTGTTACATGTAACGACCAAGATCGAGCAAATTATGTTCGTTGAGGGGCAGATTTGGAGTCGGTTTTACGACAGTTTTAAGTACTTTTTACCCGAAGATTTCGTGATGAACAAGCGTGTCAAACGCCCACCCGACAACCCTATGAACGCACTCATCAGCTTTGGCAACACACTTTTATACACCAAAACCATCGCCTCCATCTACCACACACATCTCAACCAAGCCATCAGTTTTCTTCACAGTCCAAGAGAAGGGCGTTTTAGCTTGAGTTTGGATCTCAGCGAAGCGTTTAAGCCTGTCATCGTTTTTAAAACCATCTTTGATCTGGTCGGACGAAAGAAACTTCAAGTGCTAAAACACTTTGACAAATCCCTAAACTACGCACTTTTAAACGAAGAGGGCAAGAAGATTTTCATTGATGCGTTTGAAGAACGGATGAACGAAACATTCTTACATGTAAAGCTCAAACGCAAGGTCTCCTACAAACATTGCCTCAAACTAGACGGCTACAAGCTCATCAAAACCATCGTCGAAGGACGAGAATTTACGCCCTTTTTGCTCAAGGAAAAGATGTGA
- the ybaK gene encoding Cys-tRNA(Pro) deacylase, translating into MSLKKTNAARFLDTLKLPYEMSSYEVDEEDLSAVHAAQSLGVAPECVFKTLVARDEAKRILVACIPAIEEIDLKALARVANAKRCELVAVKELLALTGYIRGGCSPLAMKKHYPTFIDASVLAHEKIYVSAGLRGVQLNLSPSVLIKATHAICEPLVK; encoded by the coding sequence ATGAGCCTTAAAAAAACCAATGCGGCGCGGTTTTTAGATACCTTGAAACTACCCTATGAGATGAGTTCGTACGAAGTGGACGAAGAAGATTTGAGTGCGGTGCATGCGGCACAATCACTTGGTGTGGCACCGGAATGTGTTTTTAAGACGTTGGTGGCACGAGATGAGGCAAAGCGAATTTTAGTCGCATGTATTCCAGCTATTGAAGAGATAGACCTTAAAGCCTTAGCTCGTGTTGCCAATGCCAAACGGTGTGAGTTGGTGGCGGTCAAGGAGCTTTTAGCGCTTACAGGATACATCAGGGGTGGTTGTTCACCCTTAGCGATGAAAAAACACTACCCAACCTTCATCGACGCATCCGTCTTAGCGCATGAAAAAATCTATGTCAGTGCAGGGCTTCGAGGAGTACAACTCAACCTCTCCCCTTCTGTGCTTATAAAAGCGACCCACGCCATCTGTGAACCACTCGTAAAATAA
- the cas2 gene encoding CRISPR-associated endonuclease Cas2, with protein MKKETTNYNYVFLFYDIADEFSEVGKYRVAKVFKICKKYLKHHQKSIFRGNITPANQIKLQSELKKVIDKEIDFVTIIKMITSGSFNEETLGNPKKESEGIFI; from the coding sequence GTGAAAAAAGAGACGACCAATTACAATTATGTCTTTTTGTTCTACGACATCGCCGATGAATTTAGTGAAGTCGGCAAATACCGAGTCGCCAAGGTTTTTAAGATTTGCAAAAAATACCTCAAACATCACCAAAAGTCCATTTTCCGAGGCAACATCACCCCTGCCAACCAAATAAAACTCCAGAGTGAACTCAAAAAAGTGATCGATAAAGAGATTGACTTTGTGACAATCATCAAGATGATAACATCAGGAAGCTTCAACGAAGAAACGCTAGGCAATCCAAAAAAGGAGAGCGAAGGAATTTTCATCTAA
- a CDS encoding FIST signal transduction protein gives MFEEVAFFQSVEDLHVTLQSGSYLLLVAEKTVLPSDFFDKNRRCVGAAFPYILYGEHAYAEGIIAAKLSLHTNIHVVCMEHLEKSILPPQSHSVLTLIESNSTHTDLFLETLYSLLPEKAKLIGAAGKNLFMHDTQICTTAYCQSDKAIILSSHLPIGLGVKHGWKALISPFIATRCQGNIVEKINFQDAYPVYKNAIEKNTLLRFKEMDFAKIAQQHPLGIVRYHKDFIVREPLKTDGQSLTLAGSLDENSVLNILEGNKDELIEAGEEAAQIALNHFQGETPSSVLLISCYSRFLFLEDAFETEMKAIASLYPPHIPFWGMLSLGELANDNQEGIAFYNNTCVVGVLP, from the coding sequence ATGTTCGAAGAGGTGGCTTTTTTTCAAAGCGTGGAAGATTTACATGTAACGCTTCAATCAGGCTCGTATCTTCTTCTGGTTGCTGAAAAAACAGTACTTCCTTCAGATTTTTTTGATAAAAATAGACGCTGTGTCGGTGCTGCTTTTCCTTACATTTTATATGGGGAACACGCTTATGCAGAAGGCATCATCGCTGCAAAGCTTTCTTTGCATACCAACATCCATGTTGTTTGTATGGAACATTTAGAAAAAAGCATTTTACCCCCACAAAGCCATTCTGTTTTAACCTTAATTGAGAGTAATTCAACGCATACTGATCTTTTCTTAGAGACACTTTATTCCTTACTCCCCGAAAAGGCGAAACTCATTGGTGCGGCAGGGAAAAACCTCTTTATGCACGACACGCAAATCTGTACAACCGCTTATTGTCAGTCAGATAAAGCGATTATTCTCTCTTCTCATTTGCCTATTGGACTAGGTGTTAAACACGGCTGGAAAGCACTTATCTCTCCTTTTATTGCTACACGCTGTCAAGGAAATATCGTCGAAAAAATCAATTTTCAAGATGCCTACCCTGTTTATAAAAACGCCATCGAAAAAAATACACTTTTGCGCTTTAAAGAGATGGATTTTGCCAAAATCGCCCAACAACACCCCTTAGGCATTGTGCGTTATCATAAAGATTTTATTGTACGAGAACCACTCAAAACAGATGGTCAGAGCCTGACCTTAGCTGGAAGTTTAGATGAAAATTCAGTTTTAAATATTCTTGAAGGGAACAAAGATGAACTCATCGAGGCAGGAGAAGAAGCCGCACAAATTGCGCTCAATCACTTTCAAGGCGAAACGCCCTCTTCTGTTTTGTTGATTAGTTGTTACTCTCGTTTTCTCTTTTTAGAAGATGCCTTTGAAACCGAGATGAAAGCCATCGCATCCCTCTATCCACCCCACATTCCTTTCTGGGGCATGTTAAGTTTAGGGGAACTTGCCAATGACAATCAAGAAGGCATCGCCTTTTACAACAATACCTGTGTCGTTGGAGTTTTACCATGA
- the cas4 gene encoding CRISPR-associated protein Cas4, translated as MQINGTLISYYFICKTKLWLHANRLNLEDNSEDVRIGKVLHEISEEKAQKAEVKIDNVKIDKITKEYLVELKKSDSDPEAVKWQVLLYLYKLKGKGIERKGKVEYHEKNHNTKSEILELTEQNEHELLRVLEAITQLINAEVPPPPKFENKCKKCAYFDYCFI; from the coding sequence ATGCAAATTAACGGCACTCTCATTTCCTATTATTTCATCTGTAAAACAAAACTTTGGCTTCACGCCAATCGCCTCAATCTTGAAGATAACAGCGAAGATGTGCGCATCGGGAAAGTGTTGCATGAGATCAGCGAAGAGAAAGCACAAAAAGCCGAAGTGAAGATAGACAATGTCAAGATCGACAAGATTACCAAAGAGTACCTTGTGGAGCTGAAAAAGTCCGACTCCGACCCTGAAGCGGTGAAGTGGCAGGTGTTGCTTTATCTGTATAAACTCAAAGGTAAAGGCATCGAGCGCAAAGGCAAAGTCGAGTACCATGAGAAAAATCATAACACCAAAAGCGAGATACTCGAATTAACCGAGCAAAACGAACACGAGCTTTTGCGTGTTTTAGAGGCAATTACACAGCTTATCAATGCCGAAGTTCCGCCACCGCCTAAGTTTGAGAACAAATGCAAAAAATGCGCTTATTTTGATTACTGTTTTATATGA
- the cas7i gene encoding type I-B CRISPR-associated protein Cas7/Cst2/DevR: MFLNIAYITKVNVASLNGGEGSGGNVTVMKKISNANGDEFAYVSGQALRRYMKETLMQLGEKISSVDEDGNPTVEENGKYPSLNAKIDDKQREKIFKSVCDLDLFGFMLPKGGRRWSPIKVSPMVSIFPYKGEYDYLTRKQKTEDESKKSGNIVQVEIDTLNFMRGNIMINLSHIGNEINEYTYEVKSILSDEEKKQRLNVFLDAIKSFNGGAKQARNLEDIAPKFVIVAKQKTGNPFLLNALSVDSDGSIDIETIQEALKDNKPESYTIGITKGIFTNEAEIRSSFDNVVSVAQALEEYKNNLGA; the protein is encoded by the coding sequence ATGTTTTTAAATATTGCGTATATTACAAAAGTAAATGTGGCTTCACTTAATGGTGGCGAAGGTTCTGGTGGTAATGTTACGGTCATGAAGAAAATCTCCAATGCAAACGGCGATGAATTTGCGTATGTGTCAGGGCAAGCGTTACGTAGATACATGAAAGAAACTTTGATGCAACTTGGAGAAAAAATCAGTAGTGTTGATGAAGATGGCAATCCAACGGTTGAAGAAAATGGTAAGTATCCATCGCTCAATGCAAAAATAGACGACAAACAACGAGAAAAAATTTTTAAATCCGTATGTGATTTGGATTTGTTTGGATTTATGTTGCCCAAAGGTGGTCGAAGATGGTCTCCTATCAAAGTGAGTCCAATGGTTTCTATATTTCCCTATAAAGGCGAATATGACTATTTGACACGCAAGCAAAAAACAGAAGATGAGAGTAAAAAAAGCGGCAATATCGTACAAGTAGAAATTGATACTTTGAATTTTATGAGAGGAAATATTATGATAAATCTTTCTCATATCGGTAATGAAATTAACGAATATACCTATGAAGTCAAATCAATTTTAAGTGATGAAGAGAAAAAACAACGTTTAAATGTATTTCTTGATGCTATTAAATCCTTTAATGGCGGTGCAAAACAAGCTCGCAATCTTGAAGATATTGCTCCAAAATTTGTTATTGTCGCAAAGCAAAAAACAGGAAATCCCTTTTTATTAAATGCTTTAAGCGTGGATTCTGATGGGAGCATTGACATAGAAACAATCCAAGAAGCTTTAAAAGATAATAAACCTGAGTCATATACCATCGGAATTACTAAAGGAATTTTTACAAATGAGGCAGAAATAAGAAGCTCTTTTGATAATGTTGTGAGCGTTGCACAAGCTCTTGAAGAGTACAAAAATAATTTAGGAGCTTAA